GCGCGACCAGCCATCGCAACGCGCTGATTCACGGTCTCCCCCAGCGTTTGCAGCGTCTCCGCCAGACTGCCGCCCGACTTCAACTGGACCGCCAGAGTCACCGCAAACATTGCATATTCCGGCACGCGGGTTCGCCGATACACGGCTTCGATCGCCTCCTCCGGAGCTCTCCCCAGATTCAATTCATTGCATACTATTGAAAACTGTCCGGAGGTTGGTTGCGGCATTTCCCGAGCGACGGTGCGAAGCGCTTCGTTGACCGGGAGGCCCGCTCGAACAGTGCTGGTCACCAACTGGACCACGTCCGGAAGTTGCCGGAACAATTGATTTGCCAAGCGGCGCTGCTGCCATCCGAACAGACTTCGCACCACCCAGATAGCCGCCGCCGCGGCCGCGAAAGACACGTAGATCGTCGAAAATTCAAACAGACTATTGGCGTAGAAGACCGCCGTCGCGGTCCCGATCCCGGCAAGCAGCACAAACAGCGGGTGGATCGCGTAACGGACTTCGGCCCGGTAGTTTGCAAGGCGATGCAAAAGCTGCCACCGGGATGCCGTCTCCGTGCGGCGAATGGAAACCAGCTCGGCCAACTCCGACGCAGGCATCGCTATCTCGAGCTGACGATTCATGCGTGTCTGCCGCGCGTCGAACCACAACGCAGCAGTCGCTACGAGCACCAGGAGCGCCAGCACAACGACGATGAGCAGGGTGCTCGTCATATGTGCCTCACGGCCTCGGCCCAGGCGCGTTCAAGCCCGAAATAGACAAGACGGCTGTTGAACTTTGGAACTGCGGGGGATGCTTTGTAGGTTCCAAAAATCCGACCGTGAACATCCTCCTCTTTGTACTGGAATGAGGCGATGTCATTGGTGGTGATCACCTCGCCTTCCAGGCCGACCACCTCACTGATCTGGACAATGCGCCGCTGGCCGTCTCGCATGCGCTCGACCTGCACGATGATGTCGATGGCGGCGACAATCTGGGCCCGGATCGCTTTCGACGGCAGATTGACCTGGCCCATCTGGACCATGTTTTCGATGCGGGTCAGCGCGTCGCGCGTGCTGTTGGCATGGACGGTGGAAATCGAACCATCATGGCCGGTGTTCATCGCCTGCAGCATGTCGAAGGCTTCGGAGCTCCGCACCTCGCCGACGATGATCCGGTCGGGACGCATACGAAGCGCATTCCACAGCAGATCGCGCTGGGTCACCTGCCCGGTGCCTTCGAGGCTGGGCGGTCGGGTCTCCAAGCTGATCACATGCGGCTGCTGCAGCTGCAACTCGGCCGCGTCCTCGATGGTGACGATGCGTTCATTATGGTCGATGAACTGACTCATAGCGTTCAGCAGTGTCGTCTTGCCTGAGCCGGTGCCGCCCGAAACGATAATGTTGAGCCTGGACCGCCCGGCGATCTCCAGCAACTCTCCCATAGCGGCGTTCATTGTGCCGTTCGAGATCATCCCAGCCATGTCGTAACGATGGCTCGGAAACTTTCGAATGGAAATGCAGGGGCTCTTGATCGCAAGCGGCGGAAGAATGATGTTGACGCGGCTACCGTCGGGCAAGCGGCAGTCGACCATCGGACTGGATTCATCCACCCGTCGTCCAACCTGGGCTGCAATCTTCTGCGCCACTGAGGCGATGTGATCATTGTCACGGAAGCGCACCGCGATCCGTTCCAGCTTGCCGCTCCGTTCGACATAAACGTTTGCCGGCCCGTTGATCATGATGTCGCTGATCGTCTCATCATGAAGCAGCGCACGGAGCGGTCCATAGCCCGTCATGTCGTCGGCGATCTCTTCCGCGAGGCGAAGCTGCTCGCGGCCTGACAACTCCAGCCGTTCCTTGTTGGCAATGCCGTGGATGATCTCCTCGATCTGCCGCCGCAGCACTTCGCGCGAAACGGCAGCAGCCGCCGCCGGCTCGATCTGCTCGATCACTCGCTCGCGCAGGGAGGCCGATAGGACTGGATGGTGGATCTGGTTTTCGTCGGGTGAAGCTGGAAGCTCGGACGGAGAACCCATCGATTCGTACGAATCCGACATCGATGAAAACGAACTTGGCGCCGGTGTCGCCGACATGGGCGACATCGACGGGGGGATGGACGCCGGTGCGACCGGGGGCGATATCGTGGACAGCTCGTCGTCCGTCAAAGGCTGCGGACCAGCGGGTGCGTCGTCCGGGCGCCTGCCGAATTTCTTCATAGCCGGAAAAACCTTCTCAGCCGGCTTTTCTGCTCGTCCCCGATACCTGAGATTTCGCGCACGATCGGCGCGAGATATTTTCGCAATCGCTTGGCATGTTTCAACGCGGGGATTCCGAGATTGACAGCCTCGGTCATGCGCTTTCCGAGATCGGGTATCACCATGTCCGGTTCACCCAAAGCTTTGACAATCGTGGCCATGGGCAGTCCGCCGGCGCGACCGGCACGGTTGAGCAAAGTGTGGACTCGATCCTGACCGGCGATGGCAGTGACGGCGGTGCGCAGCGCGCGAGCATTGCGCAGTCCGGTGACCTCGGCCTCCAGCAGTACCAGCACGTGACGGGACAACGAAATCACGGGACGAATGGAAGGCGGAAACGGCACCGGCACGTCGACGACGACGTAGTTGAACCGCTGCCGGAGCAGACCCAAGACGTGTCGAACGCCCGCTTCCGTGATGTTGAGTTGCGTATGCAGCTCTTCATCGGCGGAAATCAGGCAAACCCGTTCGTTGATATCGATGGCCGCACGTTCGATGAAGAGAGTGTCCGCCCGCATCGGGTTTTCCAGGGCGATCCGCAAACCTGGCCCGGGCCGCACGCCCAGCATCACAGCCGTTTCGCCGTTCTGCAGATGGAGATCGAGCAGTGCGACCTTGGCCTTGGTGGTTTCTGCCAACTGCAGCGCGAGATTGATGGCGATGCTTGTGGCCCCGGCGCCGCCTTGCGCGCCGCAGATCGAGATGACATGGCCGCCACGATCGGGTTGTGAAGTTGGGGCTTCTCCGAGGAACTTCGGACGCAATTGGTCCATGACCATCTCGCGCGTGATCGGGCGCGGCAGGTACTCGGTGATCCCGAGCTCCATAAGCTCGCGATAGAAGGTAATCTCTCGGCTATCGCCGATCAGGGCCACTCGGACATCCGGTGGACAGACGCCGGCCAGCCTTTCCAGTTCGGTGAATGGATCGTCGACCCCGCTGATGTCCGCCACCAATGCGAACAAGTTGGTGTCGGTTTCGAGCATCCGAATGGCGTTGCGAATTGTGCCGCGTCTGATGGACAGATTGCCGCCTTCAAGGCCCTTGCGTAGAGCGACGGCACTGACCTCGTCATTGACGAAACAGACGATCCGGTCTCGCGAAACCACCGACGTAACTTCAGGCGTACTCATCACTGCCATGTTCATCAACGTTTCTCCGGCAGCCGGCCGGCCGTCGCTGTTGCAGCCCGGCGGGTGGGATCCATTAAACCATCGCAATCACCGCGGACGTCACCGCCATCTTTCCTGACTGAATAAACTTTGACATCAGCACCGGTATGAATCACCACCCCGGTCGTCTGACCAGCAACCGCATTCTGGCGGGCCTGCTCGGGTGAAACGTCGCAGCTCGACATCGTGCCCGGATTTCCCGAATCCGCCTGATCGACGGCCGAACGAACCGTCAAGGACAACTTGCCGATCTGTCTGGCGACTGTGACCTTGTTGACCTGCTCCGGCGCAAGCTCCAGCGATACGGTTTGCGCCGACTTGGTTGTCGGGAGCAAAGGACCTCGTCCGCCCTGCACGATCTCCTGGTCGATGGCAATGACCCGGACATTGCGCAAAATCGTCTCGCTCAGGGCACGGCGCCCCGTTTCTCCCTTCTCGAACACCTGAGTCAACACGACGTCCACATAGTCTCCCGGCCTGATCAGGCCCGAGACTCCCGATTCCTCATCCACCTTGATGCTGACAGCGCGGCTATCCGCGGCCAGCACGCTGGCGAGGAACCCTCGATCCTGCGGACGTACGATGTCTTGCAAAGTGATGACGGCGCCGGCGTCGACGAATTTACGAACCAGAGCGCCAGGAAGTCCGGCTTTCGCGTCGGATTCTTCAAGGATCGCTCCGGCGGGAACATCCTGCGGCGGCACCGAACGCACCGTGAAATCCTCCATTCGGGCCAACGTGCCTTTCGGCAGCGGACGTGCCGCGACGAAATATCCGACCGTCGCCGGCCCGCTCGCGACGCCTTGCTTCGGCTGGCTCATGTTGAACGCAAGAAGGCCGAGCGCGGCGGACGCAAGCACCAGCACCATGATGATCGAGATTCTAAGCGCGGATGACATGTCAGAATCCTTTGCTCAAGACGGCCCAGATGCCGCCACAGGCGATGGCCACCCCGTAAGGCAGCGGCGCGTGTCTCAAGTGGCGCCATCGCTCTACCGCATAGACGCGGCGAGCAAACGACGATCCGGCGGGCGCAAGCCTGGGATGGGGCAGTTGGCGCATCATCAGATGCACGATGGCAAGAGCACCGCCAGCGAAAGCTGTAACGGCAAGCAATTGGACCACCCCCGTCAGCGGAAGGCCAATTGCGACTGCTGCCAGCAGTTTGACATCGCCGCCACCCATCCATCCCCGAGAGTAAGCGACCAGTAGCAGCACAAATAGGATCGACGCGACGATCAGCGAATAGAGAACCTGAATCGGGTCTGGCAATTGACCGACGATACCGAGCAAAGCCAGCGCCAGGCAAACCTCATTTGAAATCAGCCGTGTCGCAACATCGACCGTTGCAACGTAGAGCAACAATACGATTTGCAGCAACGCGGCTATGATAATGATCCAACTCATCACATGCCTGCCTCGAGCCATCAACGCGGCCTTTGGAAAAACTCGTCATGGTTCTCCGCTGAACCCAGGCGGCCGTCTCAAACTTAAACGGCTGCATTGATACGCGCGGATCGCATTCAAAATGCTCGTCAGCCCACCTGAAACATACGTATTCTCGGTGG
The Rhodoplanes sp. Z2-YC6860 genome window above contains:
- a CDS encoding CpaF family protein, producing MKKFGRRPDDAPAGPQPLTDDELSTISPPVAPASIPPSMSPMSATPAPSSFSSMSDSYESMGSPSELPASPDENQIHHPVLSASLRERVIEQIEPAAAAAVSREVLRRQIEEIIHGIANKERLELSGREQLRLAEEIADDMTGYGPLRALLHDETISDIMINGPANVYVERSGKLERIAVRFRDNDHIASVAQKIAAQVGRRVDESSPMVDCRLPDGSRVNIILPPLAIKSPCISIRKFPSHRYDMAGMISNGTMNAAMGELLEIAGRSRLNIIVSGGTGSGKTTLLNAMSQFIDHNERIVTIEDAAELQLQQPHVISLETRPPSLEGTGQVTQRDLLWNALRMRPDRIIVGEVRSSEAFDMLQAMNTGHDGSISTVHANSTRDALTRIENMVQMGQVNLPSKAIRAQIVAAIDIIVQVERMRDGQRRIVQISEVVGLEGEVITTNDIASFQYKEEDVHGRIFGTYKASPAVPKFNSRLVYFGLERAWAEAVRHI
- a CDS encoding type II secretion system F family protein, with the translated sequence MTSTLLIVVVLALLVLVATAALWFDARQTRMNRQLEIAMPASELAELVSIRRTETASRWQLLHRLANYRAEVRYAIHPLFVLLAGIGTATAVFYANSLFEFSTIYVSFAAAAAAIWVVRSLFGWQQRRLANQLFRQLPDVVQLVTSTVRAGLPVNEALRTVAREMPQPTSGQFSIVCNELNLGRAPEEAIEAVYRRTRVPEYAMFAVTLAVQLKSGGSLAETLQTLGETVNQRVAMAGRAQALAGEVIFSSRALTVMPLIIGGVMYLINPRSIDPLFTDPTGNQLLAYAAGSILVGHFVIRWLIRRETSL
- a CDS encoding A24 family peptidase, yielding MSWIIIIAALLQIVLLLYVATVDVATRLISNEVCLALALLGIVGQLPDPIQVLYSLIVASILFVLLLVAYSRGWMGGGDVKLLAAVAIGLPLTGVVQLLAVTAFAGGALAIVHLMMRQLPHPRLAPAGSSFARRVYAVERWRHLRHAPLPYGVAIACGGIWAVLSKGF
- the cpaB gene encoding Flp pilus assembly protein CpaB, producing MSSALRISIIMVLVLASAALGLLAFNMSQPKQGVASGPATVGYFVAARPLPKGTLARMEDFTVRSVPPQDVPAGAILEESDAKAGLPGALVRKFVDAGAVITLQDIVRPQDRGFLASVLAADSRAVSIKVDEESGVSGLIRPGDYVDVVLTQVFEKGETGRRALSETILRNVRVIAIDQEIVQGGRGPLLPTTKSAQTVSLELAPEQVNKVTVARQIGKLSLTVRSAVDQADSGNPGTMSSCDVSPEQARQNAVAGQTTGVVIHTGADVKVYSVRKDGGDVRGDCDGLMDPTRRAATATAGRLPEKR
- a CDS encoding AAA family ATPase produces the protein MNMAVMSTPEVTSVVSRDRIVCFVNDEVSAVALRKGLEGGNLSIRRGTIRNAIRMLETDTNLFALVADISGVDDPFTELERLAGVCPPDVRVALIGDSREITFYRELMELGITEYLPRPITREMVMDQLRPKFLGEAPTSQPDRGGHVISICGAQGGAGATSIAINLALQLAETTKAKVALLDLHLQNGETAVMLGVRPGPGLRIALENPMRADTLFIERAAIDINERVCLISADEELHTQLNITEAGVRHVLGLLRQRFNYVVVDVPVPFPPSIRPVISLSRHVLVLLEAEVTGLRNARALRTAVTAIAGQDRVHTLLNRAGRAGGLPMATIVKALGEPDMVIPDLGKRMTEAVNLGIPALKHAKRLRKYLAPIVREISGIGDEQKSRLRRFFRL